One Myxococcales bacterium genomic region harbors:
- a CDS encoding VOC family protein: MASVSTYLNFMGTTEEAFAFYKSVFGTEYVGPIHRMSDAPPMPGAPPMSDAEKKLVMHVALPILAGHVLHGTDALESMGHKLVAGNNFSINLAPDTRTETDALFAKLSAGGKAEMPLMDMFWGSYFGTCVDKFGVRWMFNCEEKKA, encoded by the coding sequence ATGGCGAGCGTGAGCACGTACCTGAACTTCATGGGCACGACCGAAGAGGCCTTTGCATTCTACAAGTCGGTCTTCGGCACCGAGTACGTCGGGCCCATCCACCGCATGAGCGACGCGCCTCCCATGCCCGGCGCGCCCCCCATGAGCGATGCGGAGAAGAAGCTCGTCATGCACGTCGCGCTCCCGATCCTCGCGGGACACGTCCTCCACGGGACGGACGCCCTCGAGAGCATGGGCCACAAGCTCGTGGCCGGGAACAACTTCAGCATCAACCTCGCGCCCGACACGCGCACCGAGACCGACGCGCTCTTCGCCAAGCTCTCCGCGGGCGGCAAGGCCGAGATGCCGCTCATGGACATGTTCTGGGGCTCGTACTTCGGCACCTGCGTCGACAAGTTCGGGGTGCGCTGGATGTTCAACTGCGAAGAGAAGAAGGCCTGA
- a CDS encoding M36 family metallopeptidase codes for MKPRIVRSAALLALLAFVGCATTEGPDRGAARTNTPTETGGLVAHVAHDDGRVDAPSFVWVSRSAEDRASAPFATPEAATTATLLALRQKLHLSKEALAAIEAPVVHDAGGFAIVTKVVQRVNGREVFRGAANVVLRRDLEPVSFSGQLAPSLEGSLTPFTVGREPALALAFRAVVGHDLDTSRVLEASTDGDTTTFESPLFAQPVRVKEVFFPERGRVEPAYRVELLLASGESRSVVVSAEDGRVLFTNDLRRYEANQYRVWASPETLMPMDGPHGNGFAPHPTGRADGTKITYVPPQLVTLQNFPFSKNDPWLPAGATETRGNNVDAYSDVVSPNGFSASSADTRATATAPGVFDYTYDTQASPNATPESVRGAVTHLFYVANFMHDWMYDAGFDEKSGNHQADNLGRGGRGNDRLLIEAQDYSGRNNANAATPADGSSPRVQMYVFAGQTTGSLVVEAPASVAGTKNVGIAGAFGKDKFVTNGPVVMALDSGADDKDGCENILNATELKDKIALVHRGNCSFSQKAQKVQAAGAIGVIVANVASSSSPGTAPYMGGQAGDVTIPALSLNLADGQALEAAIPQGVTVTMRRQGTSDLDGGLDTAIVAHEWGHVLSNRLVGNADGLTTNQAGGLGEGWGDFVAQLLMVRPDDLSAPQGAGWAGAYPTGTYATSGSGDDAYFGIRRQPYSTDMKKNGLTFRHISDGEALPKDVPTSFGEDGSNNSEVHATGEVWAQMLWECYAALLSDPRYTFAQAQERMKKYLVASLKATPVDPTLLEARDALIAVAYATDEGDFQAFWKAFAKRGAGVGATGPGKTSFDNKGTKESFVVGNEIEVVSAVLTDDAITCDKDGILDADEVGSVELTIRNAGAGTLEKTRAKLSTKAEGVAFADGGELVMPKLKPFEIGKAKLKVTARGVRPIGDVEVEIAIDDPTLAVPRTIPVRVPTVRDADEADGASTKDEVQTKGTSWVVAGKDRTGTSQKWSRVYVGKNAYWSIPNAGEPADHKLTSASFKVEGDAFGLKFKHRFAFESDARRKKDFDGGVVEVSLDGGTTWKDASEYGPVDYNVTLDNDTQGTNPLKGRKAFGNKSEGYPDVWREEVIKLRTGPAEAVQIRFRHGADDNAVDKGWDIDDIELTDVASKPFYAFVAHRDLCDENGPKVNAGAGKTVPPRTQVTLAGTGTHPTNAPLTYMWSQVEGPEVTLDGKDSANLVFVSPDVTADTKLTFVLRAHDGALLSAGSRVDVTVSPTLDAVPTVSGGCGCHTAESRGESAFATFGLAALVLGVVRRRRAR; via the coding sequence ATGAAGCCGCGCATCGTCCGCTCCGCCGCCCTCCTCGCGCTCCTCGCCTTCGTCGGCTGTGCCACCACCGAGGGGCCCGATCGCGGCGCCGCGCGCACGAACACCCCGACCGAGACGGGTGGGCTCGTCGCTCACGTCGCGCACGACGACGGCCGCGTGGACGCCCCTTCGTTCGTGTGGGTGAGCCGCAGCGCCGAGGACCGCGCGAGCGCTCCGTTCGCGACGCCCGAAGCCGCGACGACCGCCACCCTCCTCGCCCTCCGTCAGAAGCTCCACCTCTCGAAAGAAGCGCTCGCGGCGATCGAGGCGCCCGTCGTGCACGACGCGGGGGGCTTCGCCATCGTCACGAAGGTCGTCCAGCGCGTGAACGGGCGCGAGGTGTTCCGTGGCGCCGCGAACGTCGTGCTCCGTCGGGACCTCGAGCCCGTGTCGTTCTCGGGGCAGCTCGCCCCGTCGCTCGAGGGCAGCCTCACGCCGTTCACCGTGGGGCGCGAGCCCGCGCTCGCCTTGGCTTTCCGCGCCGTCGTGGGGCACGACCTCGACACGTCACGCGTGCTCGAGGCCTCGACCGACGGCGACACCACGACGTTCGAGTCTCCGCTCTTTGCCCAGCCCGTGCGCGTGAAAGAGGTCTTTTTCCCCGAGCGGGGGCGCGTCGAGCCGGCGTACCGGGTGGAGCTCTTGCTCGCCTCGGGCGAGTCGCGCTCGGTGGTCGTCTCGGCCGAGGACGGGCGTGTGCTCTTCACGAACGATCTCCGCCGCTACGAGGCCAACCAGTACCGCGTCTGGGCGAGCCCCGAGACGCTGATGCCCATGGACGGCCCCCACGGAAACGGGTTCGCGCCACACCCGACGGGCCGCGCCGACGGCACGAAGATCACCTACGTCCCGCCGCAGCTCGTGACGCTCCAGAACTTCCCCTTCTCGAAGAACGACCCATGGCTCCCCGCCGGCGCCACCGAGACCCGCGGAAACAACGTCGACGCCTACTCCGACGTGGTGAGCCCGAACGGCTTCTCCGCGAGCTCCGCGGACACCCGCGCCACCGCTACCGCGCCCGGAGTGTTCGACTACACGTACGACACGCAGGCCTCGCCGAACGCGACGCCCGAGTCGGTGCGCGGCGCCGTCACGCACCTCTTCTACGTCGCGAACTTCATGCACGACTGGATGTATGATGCAGGTTTCGACGAGAAGTCGGGGAACCACCAGGCCGACAACCTCGGCCGCGGGGGCCGAGGCAACGATCGCCTCCTCATCGAGGCGCAGGACTACAGCGGGCGAAACAACGCCAACGCGGCCACTCCCGCCGACGGCTCGTCTCCGCGCGTGCAGATGTACGTGTTCGCCGGTCAGACCACGGGCAGCCTCGTCGTCGAGGCGCCCGCGAGCGTAGCGGGCACGAAGAACGTCGGCATCGCAGGAGCGTTCGGCAAAGACAAGTTCGTCACGAACGGCCCCGTGGTCATGGCGCTCGACTCCGGCGCAGACGACAAAGACGGCTGCGAGAACATCCTCAACGCGACCGAGCTCAAAGACAAAATCGCCCTCGTTCACCGCGGAAATTGCTCGTTTTCGCAGAAGGCGCAGAAGGTCCAGGCCGCCGGCGCCATCGGCGTCATCGTCGCGAACGTGGCGAGCTCTTCGTCCCCTGGGACGGCGCCCTACATGGGCGGTCAGGCCGGAGACGTGACCATCCCCGCGCTCTCGTTGAACCTCGCGGACGGCCAGGCCCTCGAGGCGGCGATCCCCCAAGGGGTCACCGTGACCATGCGAAGGCAGGGCACGAGCGATCTCGACGGCGGGCTCGACACGGCCATCGTGGCGCACGAGTGGGGTCATGTGCTCTCGAACCGCCTCGTGGGGAACGCCGACGGCCTCACGACGAACCAAGCCGGTGGCCTCGGCGAGGGCTGGGGCGATTTCGTCGCGCAGCTCCTGATGGTGCGCCCCGACGACCTCAGCGCCCCTCAGGGCGCGGGATGGGCGGGCGCCTATCCCACAGGTACCTACGCGACGAGCGGCTCCGGCGACGACGCGTACTTCGGGATCCGCCGCCAGCCCTACTCGACCGACATGAAGAAGAACGGGCTCACGTTCCGTCACATCTCGGACGGCGAGGCCCTCCCGAAGGACGTGCCCACCTCGTTCGGCGAGGACGGGAGCAACAACTCCGAGGTGCACGCGACGGGCGAGGTGTGGGCCCAGATGCTCTGGGAGTGTTACGCCGCGCTGCTGTCGGACCCGCGCTACACCTTCGCGCAGGCGCAAGAGCGCATGAAGAAGTACCTCGTCGCGAGCCTCAAGGCGACCCCGGTCGACCCGACGCTGCTCGAGGCGCGCGACGCGCTCATCGCCGTGGCCTACGCGACCGACGAGGGCGATTTCCAGGCGTTCTGGAAGGCCTTCGCCAAACGCGGCGCGGGCGTCGGCGCCACGGGCCCCGGAAAAACGAGCTTCGACAACAAGGGCACCAAGGAGAGCTTCGTCGTCGGGAACGAGATCGAGGTCGTGTCGGCCGTGCTCACGGACGACGCCATCACGTGCGACAAGGACGGCATCCTCGACGCCGACGAGGTCGGCTCGGTGGAGCTCACCATTCGCAACGCCGGCGCCGGGACCCTCGAGAAGACCCGCGCCAAGCTGTCGACCAAGGCCGAGGGGGTCGCGTTCGCCGACGGCGGCGAGCTCGTCATGCCGAAGCTCAAGCCCTTCGAGATCGGCAAGGCCAAGCTCAAGGTCACCGCGCGAGGGGTTCGCCCCATCGGGGACGTCGAGGTCGAGATCGCGATCGACGATCCGACGCTCGCCGTTCCCCGCACCATCCCCGTCCGCGTCCCCACGGTGCGCGACGCCGACGAGGCCGACGGCGCGTCGACGAAAGACGAAGTGCAGACCAAGGGGACGAGCTGGGTCGTCGCGGGCAAGGACCGCACGGGCACGAGCCAGAAGTGGTCGCGCGTCTACGTCGGCAAGAACGCGTACTGGAGCATCCCCAACGCGGGCGAGCCGGCGGATCACAAGCTCACCTCCGCCTCGTTCAAGGTGGAAGGCGACGCGTTCGGCCTCAAGTTCAAACACAGGTTCGCGTTCGAGTCCGACGCGCGACGCAAGAAGGACTTCGACGGCGGCGTCGTCGAGGTCAGCCTCGACGGAGGCACCACCTGGAAGGATGCGTCGGAGTACGGCCCTGTCGACTACAACGTCACGCTCGACAACGACACGCAGGGTACGAACCCCCTGAAGGGCAGGAAGGCCTTCGGCAACAAGAGCGAGGGGTATCCCGACGTCTGGCGCGAAGAGGTCATCAAGCTCCGCACGGGGCCCGCCGAGGCCGTGCAGATCCGCTTTCGCCACGGCGCCGACGACAACGCCGTCGACAAGGGCTGGGACATCGACGACATCGAGCTCACCGACGTGGCCTCCAAGCCATTCTACGCGTTCGTCGCGCACCGCGATCTGTGCGACGAGAACGGCCCCAAGGTGAACGCCGGCGCCGGCAAGACCGTACCCCCGCGCACCCAGGTCACGCTCGCGGGCACCGGCACACACCCCACGAATGCCCCGCTCACCTACATGTGGTCGCAGGTCGAAGGGCCCGAAGTGACCCTCGACGGCAAAGACTCGGCGAACCTCGTGTTCGTCTCTCCGGACGTCACCGCGGACACGAAGCTCACCTTCGTCCTCCGCGCCCACGACGGGGCCCTCCTTAGCGCGGGCTCACGCGTGGACGTGACGGTGTCGCCTACGCTCGACGCGGTGCCCACCGTGTCGGGAGGCTGCGGCTGCCACACGGCCGAAAGTCGCGGAGAGAGCGCGTTCGCCACGTTCGGCCTCGCTGCCCTCGTGCTCGGAGTCGTCCGCCGACGCCGCGCGCGCTGA
- a CDS encoding VanZ family protein: METRLRDPGKRLARRAEVMVAASVALVLAATLFPFHFRFDLAHLLEKSREIEWEIYYTDRPGHVSIDRDLLQNLVLFMPLGASLGARAAAPRPRRDALSALAFGAALSITVELLQLLTEERVTQLADVWRNAVGACLAALVVSAVRARKNRASL; this comes from the coding sequence ATGGAGACGAGGCTCCGCGATCCAGGAAAGCGACTCGCGCGCCGCGCCGAAGTGATGGTGGCGGCGTCGGTGGCGCTCGTGCTCGCGGCCACCCTGTTCCCGTTCCATTTTCGGTTCGATCTGGCGCATCTTCTCGAAAAGTCTCGAGAAATCGAGTGGGAGATTTACTACACCGATCGCCCCGGGCACGTGTCGATCGACCGCGATCTCTTGCAGAACCTGGTGCTCTTCATGCCGCTCGGCGCGAGCCTCGGAGCCCGCGCGGCGGCCCCGCGACCGCGTCGTGACGCGCTCTCCGCGCTCGCCTTCGGTGCGGCGCTCTCCATCACGGTGGAGCTCCTGCAGCTCCTCACCGAAGAGCGCGTTACGCAGCTCGCCGACGTGTGGCGCAACGCGGTAGGCGCGTGCCTCGCGGCGCTCGTTGTGTCGGCCGTGCGCGCGCGGAAAAATCGCGCCTCTCTGTAG
- a CDS encoding M23 family metallopeptidase yields MWSAVALGLVVLGHSPELTSLSSTPAIDTLGLFADRAHGEPEPPARLRAETDDDGCELFRRDWLDAPWLGLPEALVLGGSHIDAHGVETPYEQIPRRWDVDPDYEGYRYPVARVPGWPSVISGYDLDLPNAMQRRGTMHAVGHGGVDLAQAMGAPITMVPLTHQVGDAVVVYVGPLFGNTVVTRHRLREGGGQRDYVLLFGHLSEAAPAMRRGHEVREGELVGLVGDSDSPNLVHLHLEARRVRDGVDASKLGPDTILSRTTVTDPRNVLPPRDPGRRSSSCRLRPYRAALGAFTLSAPGPLFLTIP; encoded by the coding sequence ATGTGGAGCGCCGTCGCACTGGGCCTGGTCGTCTTGGGGCACTCTCCCGAGCTCACTAGCCTCTCGTCCACGCCTGCCATCGACACGCTCGGCCTCTTCGCCGACCGGGCCCACGGCGAGCCCGAGCCTCCCGCTCGTCTTCGCGCCGAGACCGACGACGACGGTTGCGAGCTCTTTCGCCGAGACTGGCTCGACGCCCCCTGGCTCGGCCTCCCCGAGGCTCTCGTCCTGGGCGGCTCGCACATCGACGCACACGGCGTCGAGACACCGTACGAGCAGATCCCGCGGCGGTGGGACGTCGACCCCGACTACGAGGGCTACCGCTACCCCGTCGCCCGTGTGCCCGGCTGGCCCTCGGTCATCTCCGGGTACGACCTCGACCTCCCCAACGCGATGCAGCGGCGCGGAACGATGCACGCGGTGGGTCACGGAGGCGTGGATCTCGCCCAAGCGATGGGGGCCCCGATCACCATGGTGCCCCTCACCCACCAAGTGGGCGACGCCGTGGTGGTCTACGTGGGCCCGCTCTTCGGCAACACGGTGGTCACCCGCCACAGGCTGCGCGAGGGCGGCGGACAACGGGATTACGTGCTCCTCTTCGGTCATCTCAGCGAGGCAGCGCCGGCGATGCGACGCGGTCACGAGGTGCGCGAAGGCGAGCTCGTGGGCCTCGTCGGAGACAGCGACTCGCCGAACCTCGTCCACCTCCACCTCGAGGCCCGCCGTGTGCGCGACGGCGTCGACGCGAGCAAGCTCGGCCCCGACACGATCCTCTCGCGCACGACCGTGACCGATCCGCGCAACGTGCTCCCCCCTCGCGACCCGGGGCGAAGATCCTCGTCGTGCCGCCTGCGCCCCTACCGAGCGGCCCTCGGTGCCTTCACATTGTCCGCACCCGGGCCGCTCTTTCTCACGATTCCGTAG
- a CDS encoding NAD(P)/FAD-dependent oxidoreductase: protein MPYDVVIVGGGPGGHAAALALGRARKRVLLCDSGPRRNANAVHLHNFVTRDGTPPDAFRKIARAELATYPNVELRDALVEEISGPRGAFRVRLPTVTVEARRVLLCTGMIDETLAIDGFREHWGHSIFQCPYCHGWEARDRRWGYLARAEHLGHLVPFGLQLRGWTSEVTVFTNGEVELASEALEKLAAGGVRVQTAPIARLEGASGKLASIVLEGGVTIACDALFAHPPQRHVDVVRALGLALDDDGYVRVDPMRKETSIPGIFAAGDLTTRMQGAIFAAAAGVQAASMMNLELTMESCGAA from the coding sequence ATGCCGTACGACGTCGTCATCGTGGGTGGGGGGCCTGGGGGCCATGCGGCGGCGCTCGCCTTGGGCCGCGCGCGAAAGCGAGTGTTGCTCTGCGACTCCGGGCCGCGAAGGAACGCGAACGCCGTGCACCTCCACAACTTCGTCACCCGAGACGGGACACCCCCCGACGCGTTCCGAAAGATCGCGCGGGCCGAGCTCGCGACCTACCCGAACGTCGAGCTTCGTGACGCGCTCGTCGAGGAGATCTCGGGCCCACGCGGCGCCTTTCGGGTGCGGCTGCCCACGGTCACGGTCGAGGCCCGGCGAGTCCTCTTGTGCACCGGGATGATCGACGAGACCCTCGCGATCGATGGGTTTCGCGAGCACTGGGGACACTCCATCTTCCAGTGCCCGTATTGCCACGGTTGGGAGGCGAGAGACCGCCGATGGGGCTACTTGGCGCGCGCGGAGCACCTAGGGCATCTCGTCCCGTTCGGCCTCCAGCTCCGAGGGTGGACGTCGGAGGTCACGGTCTTCACGAACGGAGAGGTCGAGCTCGCCTCCGAGGCCCTGGAGAAGCTCGCGGCCGGCGGGGTGCGCGTCCAGACGGCGCCGATCGCTCGGCTCGAAGGGGCCTCGGGCAAGCTCGCGTCGATCGTGCTCGAGGGGGGCGTGACCATCGCCTGCGACGCGCTCTTCGCGCACCCTCCCCAGCGCCACGTCGACGTCGTCCGCGCGCTCGGGCTCGCCCTCGACGACGACGGCTACGTTCGCGTCGACCCGATGCGCAAGGAGACGTCGATCCCCGGGATCTTCGCCGCGGGAGATCTCACCACGCGGATGCAGGGCGCGATCTTCGCCGCCGCCGCCGGTGTGCAGGCTGCGAGCATGATGAACCTCGAGCTCACGATGGAGAGCTGCGGCGCAGCCTGA
- a CDS encoding helix-turn-helix transcriptional regulator — protein MNAPLRVSRWAHVPSVTPSRRPFTHGYASLSFVTSGSARMEQNGENVLREGDVMLVPAGMPHRMLEARRPECWGLAFQTPGLIADGSAALLAPFERVRDGGSPVVRVPPSRHAYLEGLFVELDRLGREPGLAHVGFEAIQQSLLTLVLAEVHRAHVADPRPRVAGRGVVGEALRFIERRCLGPLTARDVAAAVGRTPTYITAALTKATGRSASAWILAGRMAEARRLLLHSDERIDIVAERVGYADATHFIRMFRRTHGVTPATFRASGGRASTAFGDR, from the coding sequence ATGAACGCGCCTCTACGCGTCTCCCGCTGGGCTCACGTTCCGTCGGTCACGCCGAGCCGTAGACCCTTCACTCACGGCTACGCGTCGCTGTCGTTCGTCACGAGCGGGAGCGCGCGTATGGAGCAGAACGGCGAGAACGTCCTCCGCGAGGGTGACGTCATGCTGGTGCCCGCGGGCATGCCCCATCGGATGCTCGAGGCTCGTCGACCCGAGTGTTGGGGGCTCGCGTTCCAGACGCCCGGCCTCATCGCGGACGGCTCCGCGGCGCTCCTCGCCCCGTTCGAGCGCGTCCGTGATGGTGGGTCGCCCGTCGTGCGAGTGCCGCCATCACGCCACGCCTACCTCGAGGGCCTCTTCGTGGAGCTCGACCGCCTCGGCCGAGAGCCTGGCCTAGCTCACGTCGGCTTCGAGGCGATCCAGCAGAGCCTCCTCACCCTCGTCCTGGCCGAAGTCCACCGAGCTCACGTGGCCGACCCGCGGCCGAGGGTCGCGGGTCGCGGCGTGGTGGGAGAGGCGCTGCGCTTCATCGAACGGCGGTGCCTCGGACCACTCACCGCACGCGACGTGGCCGCTGCCGTCGGGCGTACACCAACCTACATCACGGCGGCGCTCACGAAAGCGACGGGGCGCTCGGCGAGCGCCTGGATCCTGGCAGGACGGATGGCGGAAGCGCGCCGCCTGTTGCTCCATTCGGACGAGCGGATCGACATCGTCGCCGAACGTGTCGGGTACGCCGACGCAACCCACTTCATTCGGATGTTCCGCCGCACCCACGGCGTCACGCCGGCCACCTTCCGAGCGTCCGGAGGGCGCGCGTCGACGGCGTTCGGCGATAGGTGA
- a CDS encoding SGNH/GDSL hydrolase family protein gives MSLRLVLGTLGVALALGACSSTTTTTPETDASTADATTPDGGSDSSTGPAKTCPTAVHKTVVIVGDSISDVGSGETLDQQTPFYRTLLAQNDDERYPAWKGFDLATCWKIDPKTAVVKVSKGGAIATQKSDGNRSILFDQVKSLPATLEGPVLVVGSIGGNDVLAGLQNVLFGDTAKAQADVEAYAKGFGAAMEELTKEGRFGAGVKVDVLMTNIFDPSDGTGRFRFTPENRKCTGSFSLWPEGQPTEPALVQWNAAMTAEAAKYPGVKLLDLKALYKGHDVNQPAEANWFYKDCIHPNTPGHEGIRGLFWKGIVDLK, from the coding sequence ATGTCGCTTCGTCTCGTCCTCGGAACCCTGGGTGTCGCCCTCGCGCTCGGCGCCTGCAGCAGCACCACAACCACCACCCCGGAGACGGACGCGTCGACCGCCGACGCGACCACGCCCGACGGAGGCAGCGACTCGAGCACGGGCCCCGCGAAGACGTGCCCCACGGCCGTGCACAAGACCGTCGTCATCGTGGGCGACTCGATCTCGGACGTCGGGAGCGGGGAGACGCTCGACCAGCAGACCCCGTTCTACCGCACGCTGCTCGCCCAGAACGACGACGAGCGCTACCCCGCCTGGAAGGGCTTCGATCTCGCGACGTGCTGGAAGATCGACCCGAAGACGGCCGTGGTGAAGGTCTCCAAGGGAGGCGCCATCGCCACCCAGAAGTCGGACGGCAACCGCTCCATCCTCTTCGACCAGGTGAAGAGCCTGCCCGCCACGCTCGAAGGGCCCGTGCTCGTCGTCGGCTCGATCGGCGGCAACGACGTGCTCGCGGGCCTTCAAAACGTGCTCTTCGGCGACACGGCGAAGGCCCAGGCCGACGTCGAGGCGTACGCGAAGGGCTTCGGCGCGGCGATGGAGGAGCTCACGAAAGAAGGGCGCTTCGGCGCCGGCGTGAAGGTCGACGTCCTCATGACGAACATCTTCGATCCGAGCGACGGCACGGGGCGCTTCCGCTTCACCCCCGAGAACCGCAAGTGCACCGGCTCGTTCTCGCTCTGGCCCGAGGGGCAGCCCACCGAGCCCGCGCTCGTCCAGTGGAACGCGGCCATGACGGCCGAAGCCGCGAAGTACCCGGGCGTGAAGCTCCTCGACCTCAAGGCCCTCTACAAGGGTCACGACGTGAACCAGCCCGCCGAGGCGAACTGGTTCTACAAAGACTGCATCCACCCGAACACCCCGGGCCACGAGGGCATCCGAGGCCTCTTCTGGAAGGGCATCGTCGACCTGAAGTAG
- a CDS encoding SurA N-terminal domain-containing protein, which translates to MKRFVRWMVAGALGLGLAASVGGGHERVAEAAIVERVVAVIGDRPILLSELRHRARPHLMAIAAQNPTAAQQAAAESDKIRELLTRMIDDRLEEIAADKARISVSAEEVDNGIKNVAASQRISVPDLLNEAQRQGLSEQDYRDEIRRQLLEGKLIQLRVRGRVRVTEADARATYNRWIRDSGGDAVAEPRILALRIQPGATDQDIQVRETFARELVTRARRGEDFCKLVKEYSDDTQTKATCGSRGPQPLQALFPPLREIVQKLKAGETGEPLRFGNEAILIVQLRDGAHIPQYDEVKDAMLDRAYGEQMERQRKLWLQELRRGLYIDVRL; encoded by the coding sequence ATGAAGCGCTTCGTTCGTTGGATGGTCGCCGGGGCCCTCGGGCTCGGGCTCGCGGCGTCGGTCGGGGGCGGTCACGAGCGTGTGGCCGAGGCCGCCATCGTCGAGCGCGTCGTCGCGGTCATCGGCGACAGGCCCATCTTGCTCTCGGAGCTCCGGCACCGCGCGCGCCCGCACCTCATGGCCATCGCGGCCCAAAACCCGACGGCCGCGCAGCAAGCCGCCGCCGAGTCGGACAAGATCCGCGAGCTTCTCACGCGCATGATCGATGACCGCCTCGAGGAGATCGCGGCCGACAAGGCGCGCATCTCCGTGTCGGCCGAGGAGGTCGACAACGGCATCAAGAACGTCGCCGCCTCGCAGCGCATCAGCGTGCCCGATCTCTTGAACGAGGCGCAGCGCCAGGGCCTCTCCGAGCAAGACTACCGCGACGAGATTCGCCGCCAGCTCCTCGAAGGAAAGCTCATTCAGCTCCGCGTGCGCGGCCGCGTGCGTGTCACCGAGGCCGACGCGCGCGCCACGTACAACCGCTGGATCCGCGACTCGGGAGGCGACGCGGTGGCCGAGCCGAGGATCCTGGCGCTGCGCATCCAGCCCGGGGCCACCGACCAGGACATCCAGGTCCGCGAGACGTTCGCCCGAGAGCTCGTGACGCGCGCGCGCCGCGGCGAGGACTTCTGCAAGCTCGTCAAAGAGTACTCGGACGACACGCAGACCAAGGCGACCTGCGGCTCGCGCGGGCCCCAGCCGCTCCAAGCCCTCTTTCCGCCGCTCCGCGAGATCGTCCAGAAGCTCAAGGCCGGCGAGACGGGAGAGCCGCTCCGCTTCGGCAACGAGGCGATCTTGATCGTGCAGCTCCGCGACGGCGCGCACATCCCGCAGTACGACGAGGTCAAAGACGCCATGCTCGACCGGGCCTACGGTGAGCAAATGGAGCGTCAACGCAAGCTCTGGTTGCAGGAGCTCCGGCGCGGCCTCTACATCGACGTGCGCCTCTGA